The Streptomyces sp. cg36 genomic interval CCCAGGTCGACACGAACGTGGCCAGGTTCTGACGGGCGTTGCCGTCCAGCATCAGTTCGTCGTGGACCAGCTGGTACGCCGTGTCCGGTGCCATCTCCCCGTCCGGGAGCGCGTAGCGCGGGGCGTGCACCGGTTCGCGGCTGAAGAGCGGGTTGATGTCGAGGTCCCGGTCGTTGCCCCGGTGCCGAGGGTGCTTCACGGGCATGCGTGCCTGCCTTGTCTGTTCGCGCCTGCGGAGTGAACCGTCCTTGTCGTATCGGGTTCCCCCAGCCGGATCCGCCAATCCGCGTCGCCCCTGCGGCATGAGCGCGGTACCGGCACGGCATCGGCAGAGAAAAACAGGGTGACCTGTTGGCTATCACCTCAAACATCTATAGTTTAGGTGAGCCTAACCTAACAACGCCTCGTGTGCTCCGCCCAGGACGCCCACGGGCTCCGCCCGCCTGCCCGCGCGAAGGAACAGCCGTATGAGACCCGAGTCCACCGTCCTCGATTCCCCCCTGCCCCCCGCGCCTTCGCGCGCGGACGCGTACACGGAGACCGTGGAGGGCTTCGGCGCCCTTCGCTTCACCCCGGTCGATCCGGCCGCCGACTGCGCGGTGCTGCACTCCTGGGTCGTCCAGGAGCGGGCGCAGTTCTGGGGCATGAACGGCGCGAGCCGGGAACTGGTCCAGGAGATCTACGAGGACGTGGACCGCCGCGACACCCACCACGCGTTCCTGGTCCGCCTCGACGACGAGCCGGTGGCGCTCTTCCAGACGTACGAGCCGACCGAGGACCGCGTCAGCGAGTGCTACGAGGTGCGTGAGGGCGACATCGGCGTCCATCTGATGCTGGCCCCGGTCTCCGACCGCCCCCGCCCCGGCTTCAGCCGCACCCTGGTGGGCGCGCTGATCCGCTTCACGTTCCGCGACCCGGCCGTCCGGCGCGCGGTGGCCGAGCCGGACGCCCGCAACGAGAAGGCCCTCGCCCTCCTGAACCGCCTCGGTTTCGTGCGCCAGGGCGAGATCACCCTGCCCGAGATCGACCTGCCGGAGGTGTACCTCCCGCAGAAGCGGGCGGTCCTGGCCTTCCTCGACCGCCCGGCCGTACTCCCGCCCGCGGTGGCCGTGGTGGTCCAGCAGGCGTAGCCGGACCCCCCCGGGGGGCGCGTCCTACGCCTCGCCCATGGCGGCCCGTTCGCCCTGTACGTACGGGTCCGACTCGACGTCGTAGGTGCCCG includes:
- a CDS encoding GNAT family N-acetyltransferase: MRPESTVLDSPLPPAPSRADAYTETVEGFGALRFTPVDPAADCAVLHSWVVQERAQFWGMNGASRELVQEIYEDVDRRDTHHAFLVRLDDEPVALFQTYEPTEDRVSECYEVREGDIGVHLMLAPVSDRPRPGFSRTLVGALIRFTFRDPAVRRAVAEPDARNEKALALLNRLGFVRQGEITLPEIDLPEVYLPQKRAVLAFLDRPAVLPPAVAVVVQQA